A genomic region of Oenanthe melanoleuca isolate GR-GAL-2019-014 chromosome 25, OMel1.0, whole genome shotgun sequence contains the following coding sequences:
- the MINDY1 gene encoding ubiquitin carboxyl-terminal hydrolase MINDY-1 isoform X2: MAHLGNCILATQPRDTSEGLQLNFQQNISDTMTVLPKLSTGLDVNVRFTGVSDFEYTPECIVFDLLNIPLYHGWLVDPQNPEQVQAVGKLSYNQLVEKIITCKQASDSSLVSEGLVAEQFLESTASQLTFHGLCELTARAREGELGVFFRNNHFSTIIKHQGHLYLLVTDQGFLQEEGVVWESLHSVDGDSCFCDTDFHLSHAPGREGGPPDPRLQQRQLDQDYMVALSLQQGHGQDPPSLLSDLELARQLQHEEYQQHRPHPPPPHLPHPAQPLPAQAGGRPAGERRQRQRPDLDCTLL, encoded by the exons ATGGCACATTTGG GGAATTGCATCCTGGCCACCCAACCCCGGGACACCTcggaggggctgcagctcaaCTTCCAGCAG AACATCAGTGACACCATGACCGTCCTGCCCAAGCTCTCCACGGGGCTGGATGTCAACGTCAGGTTCACGGGGGTCTCAGATTTCGAGTACACCCCCGAGTGCATCGTCTTCGACCTGCTCAACATCCCTCTCTACCACGGCTGGCTGGTGGacccccag aACCCGGAGCAGGTGCAGGCCGTGGGCAAGCTCAGCTACAACCAGCTGGTGGAGAAGATCATCACCTGCAAGCAGGCCAGCGACTCCAGCCTGGTGAGCGAAG ggctggtggcagagcAGTTCCTGGAGTCCACGGCGTCCCAGCTGACGTTCCACGGGCTGTGCGAGCTGACGGCGCGCGCCCGCGAGGGCGAGCTCGGCGTCTTCTTCCGCAACAACCACTTCAGCACCATCATCAAGCACCAG GGCCACCTGTACCTGCTGGTGACAGACCAGGgcttcctgcaggaggagggggtggTGTGGGAGAGCCTGCACAGCGTGGATGGGGACAGCTGCTTCTGCGACACCGACTTCCACCTCAGCCACGCcccgggcagggaggggggacCCCCGGACCcccggctgcagcagagacagctggACCAG GATTACAtggtggccctgtccctgcagcaggggcaCGGGCAGGAccccccctccctgctcagcgACCTGGAGCTGGcgcggcagctgcagcacgAGGAGTATCAGCAGCACCgtcctcatcctcctcctcctcaccttcctcatcctgctcaGCCGCTGCCAGCACAG gcgGGTGGCCGGCCGGccggggagcggcggcagcggcagcggccAGATTTGGACTGCACCCTCCTGTAG
- the MINDY1 gene encoding ubiquitin carboxyl-terminal hydrolase MINDY-1 isoform X1: protein MAHLGNCILATQPRDTSEGLQLNFQQNISDTMTVLPKLSTGLDVNVRFTGVSDFEYTPECIVFDLLNIPLYHGWLVDPQNPEQVQAVGKLSYNQLVEKIITCKQASDSSLVSEGLVAEQFLESTASQLTFHGLCELTARAREGELGVFFRNNHFSTIIKHQEEGVVWESLHSVDGDSCFCDTDFHLSHAPGREGGPPDPRLQQRQLDQDYMVALSLQQGHGQDPPSLLSDLELARQLQHEEYQQHRPHPPPPHLPHPAQPLPAQAGGRPAGERRQRQRPDLDCTLL from the exons ATGGCACATTTGG GGAATTGCATCCTGGCCACCCAACCCCGGGACACCTcggaggggctgcagctcaaCTTCCAGCAG AACATCAGTGACACCATGACCGTCCTGCCCAAGCTCTCCACGGGGCTGGATGTCAACGTCAGGTTCACGGGGGTCTCAGATTTCGAGTACACCCCCGAGTGCATCGTCTTCGACCTGCTCAACATCCCTCTCTACCACGGCTGGCTGGTGGacccccag aACCCGGAGCAGGTGCAGGCCGTGGGCAAGCTCAGCTACAACCAGCTGGTGGAGAAGATCATCACCTGCAAGCAGGCCAGCGACTCCAGCCTGGTGAGCGAAG ggctggtggcagagcAGTTCCTGGAGTCCACGGCGTCCCAGCTGACGTTCCACGGGCTGTGCGAGCTGACGGCGCGCGCCCGCGAGGGCGAGCTCGGCGTCTTCTTCCGCAACAACCACTTCAGCACCATCATCAAGCACCAG gaggagggggtggTGTGGGAGAGCCTGCACAGCGTGGATGGGGACAGCTGCTTCTGCGACACCGACTTCCACCTCAGCCACGCcccgggcagggaggggggacCCCCGGACCcccggctgcagcagagacagctggACCAG GATTACAtggtggccctgtccctgcagcaggggcaCGGGCAGGAccccccctccctgctcagcgACCTGGAGCTGGcgcggcagctgcagcacgAGGAGTATCAGCAGCACCgtcctcatcctcctcctcctcaccttcctcatcctgctcaGCCGCTGCCAGCACAG gcgGGTGGCCGGCCGGccggggagcggcggcagcggcagcggccAGATTTGGACTGCACCCTCCTGTAG
- the PRUNE1 gene encoding exopolyphosphatase PRUNE1, whose product MERFVAGIRARLQDHIQQHQEIHVVMGNEACDLDSTVSALALAYFLAQSSPAPGAAVVPVLNIPRAEFALRGETAFLLRERGVPAAALVFRDDIDLRALHRAGLLSLTLVDHHVLPGADAALDEAVVEVLDHRPLERRRAAPCRVTVEPVGSCATLVTERILQGPPGVLDGTTAALLHGTILLDCINLSPAAGKVTPRDVACVALLEERFPELPARDAVFGALQAAKFDVTGLSTEQMLRKDLKVISNDDVLVAISGVFEDLETFLLRPGLLQDLEAFCQSRGYAGLVAMTVSFNERHEPTRKLAVYSQQEPLRSTLCRALEEATAPALLLRPLPGRWASVAAYAQGNAVATRKKVLPILRAALAGLGGPEEEAVPPPTPMNSLVDECPLAQAVPPLCPQDVLERVSRIAGGQPPGSPK is encoded by the exons ATGGAGCGCTTCGTGGCGGGGATCCGGGCGAGGCTGCAG GAtcacatccagcagcaccaggagatCCACGTGGTGATGGGCAACGAGGCCTGTGACCTGGACTCCACCGTCTCGGCGCTGGCCCTGGCCTATTTCCTGGCCCAG AGCTCCCCAGCCCCCGGGGCCGCCGTGGTGCCGGTGCTGAACATCCCCCGCGCCGAGTTCGCGCTGCGCGGCGAGACGGCGTTCCTGCTGCGGGAGCGGGGCGTCCCGGCCGCCGCGCTCGTGTTCCGCGACGACATCGACCTGCGGGCGCTGCACCGCGCCGGGCTGCTCTCCCTGACGCTGGTGGATCACCACGTGCTGCCCGG TGCCGACGCTGCCCTGGACGAGGCCGTGGTGGAGGTGCTGGACCACCGGCCGCTGGAGcggcgccgcgccgcgccgTGCCGGGTGACCGTGGAGCCGGTGGGCTCCTGCGCCACGCTGGTGACCGAGCGGATCCTGCAGGGCCCGCCGGGCGTGCTGGACGGAACCACGGCGGCGCTGCTGCACG GCACCATCCTGCTGGACTGCATCAACCTGAGCCCGGCCGCGGGCAAGGTGACCCCCAGGGACGTGGCCTGCGtggccctgctggaggagaggttCCCCGAGCTGCCGGCCCGCGACGCCGTGTTCGGAGCCCTGCAGGCGGCCAAGTTTGATGTCACAG ggctgagcacgGAGCAGATGCTGCGGAAGGACCTCAAAGTCATCTCCAACGACGACGTGCTCGTTGCCATCAGCGGCGTCTTCGAGGATCTGGAA ACCTTCCTGCTCCGGCCTGGCTTGCTGCAGGACCTGGAGGCTTTCTGCCAGAGCCGTGGCTACGCGGGGCTGGTGGCCATGACCGTGTCCTTCAACGAGCGCCACGAGCCCACGCGCAAGCTGGCGGTTTACAGCCAGCAGGAGCCCCTGCGCAGCACg ctgtgccGGGCACTGGAGGAGGCCACGGCGCCGGCGCTGCTGCTGCGGCCGCTGCCCGGCCGCTGGGCCAGCGTGGCCGCCTACGCCCAGGGCAACGCCGTGGCCACTCGCAAGAAGGTGCTGCCCATCCTGCGGGCAGCGctggcggggctggggggcccCGAGGAGGAGGCGGTGCCCCCGCCCACCCCCATGAACAGCCTGGTGGACGAGTGTCCCCTGGCGCAGGCCGTGCCCCCgctgtgtccccaggatgtGCTGGAGCGCGTCAGCCGCATCGCCGGGGGGCAGCCCCCCGGCTCCCCCAAATAG
- the CDC42SE1 gene encoding CDC42 small effector protein 1 isoform X1 has protein sequence MGSEPGRRLHGAGLGSPVRGLPRAPTAPRQQQEAQAGLWPIRRHRRRAGEGTFPVCQSGGSGTPGPCQRRGAGPWLPQGCAQPTGLVGGTASCSCPRRASPGRCPHGVTPRWVPAGRGDAGCHRRQHERLLAQAGLLRGGEAPAQEEEETDRPLHDRGAHELRAPDTHRLRRHGCRRGAAHDRCCPGDEVQGRPGATVEQLPCVVAYSWLSQPKLELPDPPRWRRRRPGVPEARGIYAAPSSPSSR, from the exons ATGGGGTCAGAGCCTGGCCGGAGGCTCCATGGGGCCGGGCTCGGATCCCCCGTTCGGGGGCTGCCCCGTGCCCCCACTGCTCCCcgccagcagcaggaagcacagGCCGGACTTTGGCCCATCCGGCGTCACCGGcgcagggcaggggaaggaacTTTTCCTGTTTGCCAGAGCGGTGGGTCCGGCACCCCTGGGCCGTGCCAGCGGCGTGGGGCCGGCCCgtggctgccccagggctgtgcccagcccacGGGCCTCGTGGGCGG cacagccagctgctcctgcccacgCCGTGCCAGCCCGGGCAGGTGTCCCCATGGAGTGACCCCGCGCTGGGTCCCGGCAGGACGGGGGGACGCCGGCTGCCACCGCCGCCAGCATGAGCGACTTCTGGCACAAGCTGGGCTGCTGCGTGGTGGAGAAGCCCCAGCCC aagaagaggaggagacgGATCGACCGCTCCATGATCGGGGAGCCCATGAACTTCGTGCACCTGACACACATCGGCTCCGGAGAcatggctgcaggagaggggctgCCCATG ACCGGTGCTGTCCAGGAGATGAGGTCCAAGGGCGGCCGGGAGCGACCGTGGAGCAACTCCCGTGTGTTGTAGCGT ATTCCTGGCTTTCTCAGCCCAAACTTGAACTGCCTGACCCTCCCCGCTGGAGGAGACGCCGACCTGGAGTGCCCGAAGCCCGCGGTATTTATGCAGCACCATCCTCACCCAGCTCCCGCTGA
- the CDC42SE1 gene encoding CDC42 small effector protein 1 isoform X2: MSDFWHKLGCCVVEKPQPKKRRRRIDRSMIGEPMNFVHLTHIGSGDMAAGEGLPMTGAVQEMRSKGGRERPWSNSRVL; the protein is encoded by the exons ATGAGCGACTTCTGGCACAAGCTGGGCTGCTGCGTGGTGGAGAAGCCCCAGCCC aagaagaggaggagacgGATCGACCGCTCCATGATCGGGGAGCCCATGAACTTCGTGCACCTGACACACATCGGCTCCGGAGAcatggctgcaggagaggggctgCCCATG ACCGGTGCTGTCCAGGAGATGAGGTCCAAGGGCGGCCGGGAGCGACCGTGGAGCAACTCCCGTGTGTTGTAG
- the MLLT11 gene encoding protein AF1q translates to MGRSRSRAELGIAGALINPHLGGPARRIALPLRASAPAVLPLPGADSSATIIIIIVAILPPRGRAARGAALQTKGSRAAAPAQSTELRSALRSPKMLDTISSQYDSFIYWRMPIPRLDTAELEGLGLADMALYKPKAGLGKLGERGSQDPSQEEDSLLQFNSFNFWRAPIASISSFDFDFI, encoded by the exons ATGGGGAGGTCACGGTCCCG CgcagagctgggaattgctggAGCTTTAATAAATCCTCATCTCGGGGGTCCAGCGCGCAGGATCGCCCTCCCCCTCCGCGCCTCCGCCCCTGCCGTCCTCCCCCTCCCCGGCGCTGACTCATCTgccaccatcatcatcatcatcgtcgCCATCCTCCCCCCACGAGGAAGGGCAGCTCGAGGGGCTGCATTGCAgacaaaaggcagcagagccgCAGCTCCGGCACAAAGCACCGAGCTCCGCTCAGCGCTCCGCAG ccccaaaatGCTGGACACCATCAGCAGCCAGTACGACTCCTTCATCTACTGGAGGATGCCGATCCCGCGGCTGGACACGGCcgagctggaggggctggggctcgCAGACATGGCTCTCTACAAGCCCAAGGCGGGGCTGGGCAAGCTGGGCGAGCGGGGCAGCCAGGACCCCTCCCAGGAAGAGGACAGCCTGCTGCAGTTCAACAGCTTCAACTTCTGGCGAGCCCCCATCGCCAGCATCAGCTCCTTCGATTTCGATTTCATCTGa